Proteins encoded within one genomic window of Manis pentadactyla isolate mManPen7 chromosome 4, mManPen7.hap1, whole genome shotgun sequence:
- the KRT16 gene encoding keratin, type I cytoskeletal 16, whose product MTTCSRQFTSSSSMKGSCGIGGGSGLMSSVLAGGSCRAPSAYGGLVDSRFSSGGTCGLGGGYGGRFSSSSFGGALNSGFGGGYGAGLGAGFGAGFGGGDGLLVGSEKVTMQNLNDRLASYLDKVRALEEANADLEVKIRDWYQRQRPTEIKDYSPYFQTIADLRNKIIEATIGNAQPILQIDNARLAADDFRNKYEHELALRQGVEADINGLRRVLDELTLARTDLEMQIEGLKEELAYLRKNYEEEMLALKGQTGGDVSVEMDAAPGVDLSRILNEMRDQYEQMAERNRRDAEAWFLSKTEELNKEVASNSELVQSGRTEVSELRRTLQTLEIELQSQLSMKASLENSLEETKGRYCLQLAQIQELISSVEEQLAQLRCEMEQQSQEYQILLDVKTRLEQEIATYRRLLEGEDAHLSSSSQRMSGQSYSFQEVSSSSSSSGRQTRPILKEQGSSGASQTSRR is encoded by the exons ATGACCACCTGCAGCCGCCAGTTCACCTCCTCCAGCTCCATGAAGGGCTCCTGTGGCATTGGCGGGGGCTCCGGCCTCATGTCCTCTGTCCTGGCCGGAGGGTCCTGCCGGGCCCCCAGTGCCTATGGGGGCCTGGTGGACTCCCGCTTCTCCTCTGGGGGCACCTGTGGGCTGGGGGGCGGCTATGGTGGCAGATTCAGCAGCAGCAGCTTTGGTGGGGCCCTGAATAGTGGTTTTGGCGGAGGATATGGCGCTGGCCTGGGTGCTGGCTTTGGTGCTGGCTTCGGTGGTGGTGATGGGCTCCTGGTGGGCAGTGAGAAGGTGACCATGCAGAACCTCAACGACCGCCTGGCCTCCTACCTGGACAAGGTGCGCGCCCTGGAGGAGGCCAACGCCGACCTGGAGGTGAAGATCCGTGACTGGTACCAGAGGCAGCGGCCCACCGAGATCAAGGACTACAGCCCCTACTTCCAGACCATCGCAGACCTGCGGAACAAG ATCATTGAAGCCACCATAGGGAATGCTCAGCCCATTCTGCAGATTGACAATGCCAGGCTGGCAGCTGATGACTTCAGGAACAA GTATGAGCATGAGCTGGCCCTGCGCCAGGGCGTGGAGGCCGACATCAACGGCCTGCGCAGGGTGCTGGACGAGCTGACCCTGGCCAGGACTGACCTGGAGATGCAGATCGAAGGCCTGAAGGAGGAGCTGGCCTACCTGAGGAAGAACTATGAGGAG GAGATGCTTGCCCTGAAAGGTCAGACCGGTGGAGATGTCAGTGTGGAGATGGATGCAGCCCCCGGCGTGGACCTGAGCCGCATCCTGAATGAGATGCGTGACCAGTATGAGCAGATGGCGGAGAGGAACCGCAGAGATGCTGAGGCTTGGTTCCTGAGCAAG ACCGAGGAGCTGAACAAAGAAGTGGCCTCCAACAGTGAACTGGTGCAGAGTGGCCGCACTGAGGTGTCCGAGCTCCGCAGAACACTCCAGACCCTGGAGATAGAACTGCAGTCCCAGCTCAGCATG AAAGCATCCCTGGAGAACAGCCTGGAGGAGACCAAAGGCCGCTACTGCCTGCAGCTGGCCCAGATCCAGGAGCTGATCAGCAGCGTGGAGGAGCAGCTGGCCCAGCTGCGCTGCGAGATGGAGCAGCAGAGCCAAGAGTACCAGATCCTGCTGGACGTGAAGACGCGGCTGGAGCAGGAGATCGCCACCTACCGCCGCCTGCTGGAGGGCGAGGACGCCCA tctctcctcctcctcccagcgCATGTCCGGCCAATCCTATTCCTTCCAGGAAG TCTCCTCCTCGTCCTCGTCTTCTGGTCGCCAGACGCGGCCCATCCTCAAGGAGCAGGGCTCCTCCGGCGCCAGCCAGACCTCCAGGCGCTGA
- the KRT17 gene encoding keratin, type I cytoskeletal 17, with translation MTTTIRQFSSSSSIRGSGLGGGSSRTSCRLSGSLGPGSCRLGAASGLGGVLGGSSYSSCYSLGSGGAFGGSFGAVDGLLAGDEKATMQNLNDRLASYLDKVRALEEANTELEVKIRDWYQRQAPGPVRDYRPYYQTIEDLRNKILTATVDNANILLQIDNARLAADDFRTKFETEQALRMSVEADINGLRRVLDELTLARADLEMQIESLKEELAYLRKNHEEEMNALRGQVGGEISVEMDAAPGVDLSRILNEMRDQYEKMAEKNRKDAEDWFFSKTAELNREVATNSELVQSSRSEISELQRTMQALEIELQSQLSMKASLENSLEETKGRYCLQLSQIQGLIGSVEEQLAQLRCEMEQQNQEYRILLDVKTRLEQEIATYRRLLEGEDAHLTQYKPREPVTTRQVRTIVEEVQDGRVISSREQVHQTTC, from the exons ATGACCACCACCATCCGCCAGTTCagttcctccagctccatcaggGGCTCTGGCCTGGGGGGCGGCTCATCCCGCACCTCCTGCCGGCTCTCCGGCAGCCTGGGACCCGGCTCCTGCAGGCTGGGGGCTGCCAGCGGCCTGGGCGGCGTCCTCGGGGGCAGCAGCTACTCCAGCTGCTACAGCTTAGGCTCTGGCGGGGCCTTCGGTGGCAGCTTTGGGGCTGTTGATGGGTTGCTGGCAGGAGACGAGAAGGCTACCATGCAGAACCTCAATGACCGCCTGGCCTCCTACCTGGACAAGGTCCGTGCCCTGGAGGAGGCCAACACTGAGCTGGAAGTGAAGATCCGTGACTGGTACCAGAGGCAGGCCCCGGGGCCTGTCCGCGACTACAGGCCCTACTACCAGACCATCGAGGACCTGAGGAACAAG ATCCTCACAGCTACCGTGGACAATGCTAACATCCTGCTGCAGATCGACAATGCCCGCCTGGCGGCTGATGACTTCCGGACCAA GTTCGAGACAGAGCAGGCCCTGCGCATGAGCGTGGAAGCCGACATCAATGGCCTGCGCAGGGTGCTGGACGAGCTGACCCTGGCCAGAGCCGACCTGGAGATGCAGATTGAGAGCCTCAAGGAGGAGCTGGCCTATCTGAGGAAGAACCACGAGGAG GAGATGAACGCCCTGCGAGGCCAGGTGGGTGGTGAGATCAGTGTGGAGATGGATGCTGCCCCTGGCGTGGACCTGAGCCGCATCCTGAACGAGATGCGCGACCAGTATGAGAAGATGGCAGAGAAGAACCGCAAGGATGCGGAGGACTGGTTCTTCAGCAAG ACAGCGGAGCTGAACCGTGAGGTGGCCACCAACAGCGAGCTGGTGCAGAGCAGCAGGAGTGAGATCTCCGAGCTCCAGCGCACCATGCAGGCCTTGGAGATCGAGTTGCAGTCCCAGCTCAGCATG AAAGCATCCCTGGAGAACAGCCTGGAGGAGACCAAAGGCCGCTACTGCCTGCAGCTGTCCCAGATCCAGGGGCTGATAGGCAGTGTGGAGGAGCAGCTGGCGCAGCTGCGCTGCGAGATGGAGCAGCAGAACCAGGAATACAGGATTCTGCTGGACGTGAAGACGCGGCTGGAGCAGGAGATCGCCACCTACCGCCGCCTGCTGGAGGGGGAGGACGCCCA CCTGACTCAGTACAAGCCCAGAGAAC CCGTGACCACCCGCCAGGTGCGCACCATTGTGGAAGAGGTCCAGGACGGCAGGGTCATCTCCTCCCGTGAGCAGGTCCACCAGACCACCTGCTGA